In Camelus dromedarius isolate mCamDro1 chromosome 28, mCamDro1.pat, whole genome shotgun sequence, a genomic segment contains:
- the RBFA gene encoding putative ribosome-binding factor A, mitochondrial: protein MSGRWSLADMWPVLQELLRVHAGLVLGGARGLHSSPVSCRKNLLKKFASKTKKKFWYEGPSLGSHLTYKPSQLESLVKSTSKRARKEDHMRLRALNGLLHKALTGFLCTPEVSQEVCDLNVELSKVSLTADFSACRVSWKASLSAAQNAHTEAVLQRSAAHMRHLVMSQQILRNMPPIVFVQDKKYAAVAEVDRLLAVADFGPRDEKEELVQDDFRDPKALDAALPCDTPGPAVPSSLCGIDHEALNQQILEYKRGRGRGATSPARPEHVAVLMKQVRKRRAHPPVDNDLSPKSFLLGLEGEEPLDGRRALPEEHGLGCEWGLPGAEQELEAKGKDRGDC, encoded by the exons ATGTCCGGTCGCTGGTCGCTGGCGGACATGTGGCCGGTTCTCCAAGAACTGTTGAGGGTCCACGCGGGGCTCGTTTTGGGCGGCGCCCGAGGCTTGCATAGCTCGCCGGTCTCCTGCCGCAAGAACCTGCTCAAGAAATTTGCTTCCAAGACCAA GAAGAAGTTCTGGTATGAAGGTCCTTCCCTGGGCTCTCACTTG ACTTACAAGCCATCCCAGCTGGAATCCCTAGTGAAGAGCACCTCCAAGAGAGCCAGGAAGGAAGATCACATGCGCCTGAGGGCCCTGAACGGCCTCCTCCACAAAGCGCTGACGGGGTTTCTGTGTACCCCTGAAGTGAGCCAGGAGGTCTGCGACCTGAATGTGGAGCTCTCCAAG GTCTCTCTGACTGCAGACTTCTCCGCCTGCCGAGTGTCCTGGAAGGCCAGTCTCTCTGCAGCTCAGAATGCACACACAGAGGCCGTGCTGCAGAGGAGCGCTGCACACATGAG GCATCTTGTGATGTCCCAGCAGATCCTGAGGAACATGCCGCCGATTGTGTTTGTTCAGGACAAAAAATACGCAGCAGTAGCCGAG GTTGATCGGTTACTGGCAGTTGCTGATTTTGGACCCCGTGATGAAAAAGAAGAGTTGGTGCAAGATGACTTTAG GGACCCCAAGGCCTTGGATGCAGCATTGCCGTGTGATACCCCGGGCCCTGCCGTGCCCTCCAGTCTGTGTGGAATTGACCACGAGGCCCTCAACCAGCAGATCCTGGAGTACAagaggggccggggccggggggccACCAGCCCAGCACGGCCAGAGCATGTGGCTGTGCTGATGAAGCAAGTGAGAAAGAGGAGGGCCCACCCCCCTGTGGACAATGACCTTTCTCCCAAGAGCTTCCTGTTGGGGCTGGAGGGTGAGGAGCCCCTGGACGGCAGAAGGGCCCTTCCTGAGGAGCACGGCCTGGGGTGCGAGTGGGGGCTCCCGGGAGCGGAGCAGGAACTGGAGGCAAAGGGAAAGGATCGAGGTGACTGTTAG
- the LOC105103846 gene encoding glyoxylate/hydroxypyruvate reductase B, producing MGDQDLPGVLVSGFKGPHGICEDHVRDLQKHFHLITMEEFLENKTQLAPKIRAVFVWGGRPAVDRELLRSLPSLRIVASAGAGLDHLDLALIASSGVKVASTPHAVSSPTADLGMALLLAAARRVVEGHQLAVSPDTEKFSINWMGQGVTGATLGIIGMGSIGYKIAQRARAFEMKILYHNRKRRKLEEEGAVGATYCARLDDLLQWSDFVMLAVSLTPQTQGLVGRRELSLMKPSATLINIGRGPLVDQDALVEALQTGVIKAAALDVTSPEPLPRDHPLLKLKNVTLTPHIGSATHQARRQMMESLVESILASLNGLPIPNEVLLE from the exons ATGGGCGATCAGGACCTACCTGGAGTTTTGGTGTCTGGGTTTAAAGGACCGCATGGTATATGTGAAGATCACGTGAGAGATCTGCAGAAACACTTTCACCTCATCACCATGGAAGAATTTTTGGAGAATAAAACACAACTAGCTCCGAAGATCCGCGCTGTGTTCGTCTGGGGCGGGAGGCCAGCTGTTGACCGGGAGCTCCTGCGTAGCCTGCCCTCCCTGAGGATCGTTGCCAGCGCGGGGGCCGGGCTGGACCACTTGGACCTGGCGCTCATTGCCAGCTCTGGCGTGAAGGTGGCCAGCACACCACATGCTGTTTCCAGCCCCACGGCAGACCTGGGGATGGCCTTGCTGCTGGCTGCAGCCCGGAGAGTAGTGGAAG GTCATCAGTTGGCTGTTTCACCAGATACGGAGAAATTTTCTATAAACTGGATGGGTCAGGGAGTGACCGGGGCCACTCTGGGAATTATCGGCATGGGCAGCATCGGCTATAAGATTGCCCAGAGGGCCAGAGCGTTTGAAATGAAGATTTTGTACCACAATAGGAAACGGAG GAaattggaggaggagggagctgtTGGGGCCACTTACTGTGCGAGGCTGGATGACCTGCTTCAGTGGTCAGACTTTGTGATGCTGGCTGTGAGCCTGACACCCCAGACCCAGGGGCTGGTTGGGAGGCGGGAGCTGAGTCTGATGAAGCCCAGCGCCACTCTCATCAACATCGGCAGAG GTCCGTTAGTGGATCAGGACGCCCTGGTGGAAGCCCTTCAGACCGGGGTCATTAAAGCGGCAGCGCTGGATGTGACGTCCCCCGAACCCCTACCCAG AGATCACCCTTTGCTCAAGTTGAAGAACGTCACTCTGACACCTCACATTGGAAGTGCAACTCATCAAGCCAGACGACAGATGATGGAGAGTCTGGTTGAAAGCATCCTGGCTTCTCTCAATGGCCTTCCTATTCCTAATGAAGTGCTACTTGAATGA